One genomic segment of Kiritimatiella glycovorans includes these proteins:
- a CDS encoding Na+-translocating NADH-quinone reductase subunit C, giving the protein MRDDVRTILFALAVCLVCSLVLSGTAAALRERQRTNILLDRQKNILKALGVPLKREDGAKLGAGDVQRLFAEHMKTVWLDADTAEPVGPERRPAPEEDGIPPGLRPVYIWERAAAPRYVVPIRGRGLWGMMYGYLALDSGLSTIGGLTFYKHNETPGLGAEIEKSWFQEQFEGKRLYRDGDPVDFEVVKGGVERKFPDGSPRAVDAISGATKTSVGVEETLRSAAKNYDAYFDRLRDRG; this is encoded by the coding sequence ATGCGTGACGACGTACGCACGATCCTCTTCGCGCTGGCGGTCTGCCTGGTCTGCAGTCTCGTGCTCTCCGGCACGGCGGCGGCGCTGCGCGAGCGGCAGCGCACCAATATCCTTCTCGACCGTCAGAAAAACATCCTCAAGGCGCTCGGGGTCCCGTTGAAGCGGGAGGACGGCGCGAAGCTGGGTGCCGGGGACGTACAGCGGCTGTTCGCGGAACACATGAAAACGGTCTGGCTGGATGCCGACACCGCCGAGCCCGTCGGACCCGAACGCCGCCCGGCGCCGGAAGAGGACGGCATCCCGCCGGGGCTGCGGCCGGTGTACATCTGGGAACGCGCTGCGGCGCCCCGTTACGTGGTTCCGATCCGGGGGCGCGGTCTGTGGGGGATGATGTACGGGTATCTGGCGCTCGATTCCGGTCTCTCGACGATCGGGGGCCTCACGTTTTATAAACACAATGAAACGCCGGGCCTCGGCGCGGAGATCGAGAAGAGCTGGTTCCAGGAGCAGTTCGAGGGCAAGCGCCTCTACCGCGACGGAGACCCGGTCGATTTCGAGGTCGTGAAGGGCGGGGTCGAGCGGAAGTTCCCCGACGGTAGTCCGCGCGCGGTCGACGCGATCAGCGGGGCGACCAAGACGAGTGTCGGGGTCGAGGAAACGCTGCGGAGCGCGGCGAAGAACTACGACGCGTATTTTGACCGGTTGAGAGACCGGGGTTGA
- a CDS encoding NADH:ubiquinone reductase (Na(+)-transporting) subunit D, which yields MAARLVTDPLSENNPITVQVLGICSALAVTVKVETAFVMCLALTFVITCSNLIVSLLRRMIPGRIRMIVEMSVIASLVVVTDEVLRAYLFDISRQLSVFVGLIITNCIVMGRAEAFAIQNPPGSSLLDGLGNGLGYSLILMLVAIGREVIGSGTFWSIPIFPEGYPTNGLAILAPGAFIILGLLIWIQRTLIGKTEEA from the coding sequence ATGGCCGCAAGACTGGTAACCGATCCGCTGTCGGAGAATAATCCGATCACCGTCCAGGTGCTCGGGATCTGCTCCGCGCTGGCGGTGACCGTGAAGGTGGAAACCGCCTTCGTCATGTGCCTGGCGCTGACGTTTGTGATCACCTGCTCGAATCTGATCGTCTCGCTGCTGCGCAGGATGATCCCCGGCCGCATCCGGATGATCGTGGAGATGTCGGTGATCGCCTCGCTGGTGGTGGTGACCGACGAAGTGTTGCGCGCGTATCTCTTCGATATCAGCCGCCAGCTCAGCGTGTTCGTCGGGCTGATCATCACCAACTGCATCGTCATGGGCCGCGCGGAGGCGTTCGCGATCCAGAATCCGCCCGGCTCCTCGCTGCTGGACGGACTGGGCAACGGGCTCGGCTACTCGCTGATCCTGATGCTCGTGGCCATCGGGCGCGAAGTGATCGGCTCGGGAACGTTCTGGTCGATCCCGATCTTCCCCGAAGGCTATCCGACCAACGGCCTGGCGATCCTCGCGCCGGGGGCGTTCATCATCCTCGGGCTGCTGATCTGGATCCAGCGCACGCTCATCGGCAAGACGGAGGAGGCCTGA
- a CDS encoding FAD:protein FMN transferase: MRTSRRNWITALALVLMLGLGWWYRSTRPAPRAWTGGVMGTRYSVQVADPLPERRADALRRKVHGRLREIDGLMSTWNPESPLSHFNDHTATNPVSIPRELHRVVAAALETARASGGAFDPTVSPLLAAWGFGPKAEDRDPGAAELDALRARTGFERLRLLPSARLRKTHPGLQLDLGGIAKGYGADAAAAVLREGGVSDYLVEVGGEVRVRGRHSSGEPWRIGVERPGSDASGAARLQGVMQLTSGAVATSGDYRNYRLDKGGRRLPHLLDPRAGRPVRSDVAGVTVLADDAMTADALATALFVMGPDAGLRWIEPRPEEALFLVRSNGVIREIPSSGFETRAAYRSPED; encoded by the coding sequence ATGAGGACCTCGCGCCGCAACTGGATCACCGCGCTCGCGCTGGTCCTCATGCTCGGGTTGGGCTGGTGGTACCGCTCCACGCGCCCCGCGCCGCGGGCCTGGACCGGCGGTGTCATGGGGACCCGCTACTCCGTACAGGTGGCCGACCCCCTGCCCGAACGCCGCGCGGACGCGCTGCGCCGGAAGGTCCACGGCAGGCTGCGGGAGATCGACGGGCTCATGTCCACCTGGAACCCGGAGAGTCCCCTTTCGCACTTCAACGACCACACCGCGACCAACCCGGTATCCATTCCGCGGGAACTGCACCGGGTGGTCGCCGCCGCGCTGGAGACAGCCCGGGCTTCCGGAGGTGCGTTTGATCCGACGGTCTCGCCGCTGCTCGCCGCGTGGGGATTCGGGCCGAAGGCCGAAGACCGCGACCCCGGTGCCGCGGAGCTGGACGCGCTGCGCGCCCGGACCGGCTTTGAGCGTCTCCGGCTCCTCCCCTCTGCGAGACTGCGCAAGACCCATCCCGGGCTCCAGCTGGACCTGGGGGGCATCGCCAAAGGCTACGGGGCCGATGCCGCGGCGGCGGTGCTGCGCGAAGGCGGCGTGTCCGATTATCTCGTGGAAGTCGGCGGCGAAGTGCGCGTGCGCGGACGTCATTCCAGCGGTGAACCCTGGCGCATCGGCGTAGAGCGCCCCGGGTCGGACGCCTCCGGCGCCGCGCGGCTGCAGGGCGTGATGCAGCTCACCAGCGGGGCCGTGGCCACCTCGGGTGATTACCGTAATTACCGGCTCGATAAAGGAGGACGGCGTCTGCCCCACCTGCTCGACCCCCGCGCCGGACGTCCCGTGCGCTCCGACGTCGCCGGGGTGACGGTGCTGGCCGACGACGCCATGACCGCCGATGCGCTCGCCACCGCCCTCTTCGTAATGGGGCCGGATGCAGGGCTGCGCTGGATCGAGCCCCGGCCCGAAGAGGCCCTTTTTCTGGTGCGCAGCAACGGCGTCATTCGCGAAATACCGAGCTCGGGATTCGAAACGCGGGCGGCATACCGGTCCCCGGAGGATTGA
- a CDS encoding ArsR/SmtB family transcription factor, whose product MAARAEIFKALGHPARLTMVAAMGEGERCVCELRERVGLDMSTVSKHLSVLHAAGLVERDRRGKQIFYSLRLPCTLGFLECVDRALKERER is encoded by the coding sequence ATGGCGGCCCGGGCGGAGATTTTCAAGGCGCTGGGGCATCCGGCGCGGCTGACGATGGTGGCGGCGATGGGCGAAGGGGAGCGTTGCGTCTGCGAACTACGGGAACGCGTCGGGCTGGATATGTCCACGGTCTCGAAGCATCTGAGCGTATTGCATGCGGCAGGGCTGGTGGAGCGCGACCGGCGCGGGAAGCAGATTTTCTACTCGCTGCGCCTGCCCTGCACGCTCGGCTTCCTGGAGTGCGTGGATCGGGCGTTGAAGGAACGCGAACGATGA
- a CDS encoding cellulase family glycosylhydrolase has product MKPGTRISLVILALLTTLAPSGAEPLGREDVLTWRGDGFYLEGQRFAGIGWNKFDLYWALWHEALDGGALTETNAAVRKQDATLRELRSMGFRTIRFFASPYGRGRTFFEDPELRSVHFEALDKAIALCARNDIRAVVSLGCGSFSDRRHRFNEQGGIRGRILGEEHPRELIADPESESRAALYDYLETAIPRYRNSRAVLMWEIGNELTNMADLQPGSKVYHGARMPTHAELATFYDDVARKIKALDRLRMVVNGGSKLRPSAWNQYTNDSWKKDTYEEHVRAWELVCGEPAIDVIDVHYYAIPHGGVELADRILTLNDYVRIMEDELWKPVVIGEYGPLPVSREKKPDVHEAVDWFESYREKEIAAQWFRRAADDLVDSGVQLAWWWAYGSDRAMDKGDPGRFDVSLERDPELVRIVAEANRRMREMYER; this is encoded by the coding sequence ATGAAACCCGGCACACGCATATCCCTGGTCATCCTTGCCCTCCTGACTACGCTCGCGCCTTCCGGCGCCGAACCGCTCGGGCGCGAGGACGTCCTCACCTGGCGTGGCGACGGGTTTTACCTTGAGGGCCAACGGTTCGCGGGGATCGGCTGGAATAAGTTCGATCTCTACTGGGCGCTCTGGCACGAGGCGCTGGACGGCGGCGCGCTGACAGAAACCAATGCGGCGGTACGAAAACAGGACGCCACCCTGCGCGAGCTGCGCTCGATGGGTTTCCGCACGATCCGTTTCTTCGCTTCGCCCTACGGACGCGGACGCACCTTTTTTGAAGATCCGGAACTGCGTTCCGTGCATTTCGAGGCGCTCGACAAGGCCATCGCGCTCTGCGCCCGCAACGACATCCGGGCCGTGGTCAGTCTCGGGTGCGGGTCGTTCTCGGACCGCCGCCACCGCTTCAATGAGCAGGGGGGCATCCGCGGCCGGATCCTCGGCGAGGAGCACCCGCGCGAGTTGATCGCCGACCCGGAATCCGAAAGCCGCGCGGCACTCTACGACTATCTGGAAACCGCCATCCCCCGATACCGCAACAGCCGCGCCGTACTCATGTGGGAAATCGGCAACGAACTGACCAACATGGCCGATCTCCAGCCCGGCTCGAAGGTCTATCATGGTGCCCGCATGCCGACCCACGCCGAACTGGCGACGTTCTATGACGACGTCGCGCGAAAGATCAAAGCGCTCGACCGGCTGCGAATGGTCGTCAACGGCGGATCGAAACTGCGCCCCTCGGCCTGGAACCAGTACACGAATGACTCCTGGAAGAAGGACACTTACGAGGAGCACGTCCGCGCGTGGGAACTCGTCTGCGGCGAGCCGGCGATCGACGTGATCGACGTCCATTACTATGCGATCCCGCACGGCGGCGTGGAACTGGCCGATCGGATCCTGACCCTGAACGACTACGTCCGGATCATGGAAGACGAACTGTGGAAACCCGTCGTGATCGGGGAATACGGCCCGCTGCCCGTCAGCCGCGAGAAAAAACCGGACGTGCACGAAGCCGTTGACTGGTTTGAGAGCTACCGCGAAAAAGAAATCGCCGCGCAGTGGTTCCGCAGGGCCGCCGACGACCTCGTCGACTCCGGCGTGCAGCTCGCCTGGTGGTGGGCCTACGGCTCGGACCGCGCCATGGACAAAGGGGATCCCGGACGCTTCGACGTCTCGCTCGAGCGGGACCCTGAACTGGTGCGGATCGTCGCCGAAGCCAACCGGCGGATGAGGGAGATGTATGAGCGATGA
- the nqrE gene encoding NADH:ubiquinone reductase (Na(+)-transporting) subunit E: protein MDLLRLGIQSVFVENILLAYFLGMCSFLACSKKIETATGLGFAVIFVLTLTVPANWLIFKFLLAPGALSWTGSEVLGQMDLSFLKFICFIAVIASMVQLVEMVLDRFFPPLYHSLGIFLPLITVNCAILGGSLFMVEREYTFVESAVFGFSAGAGWALAIAAMAAIRKELRYSNIPPGLRGLGITMIITGLMAMAFMCFSGINL, encoded by the coding sequence ATGGATCTGCTTCGACTCGGCATCCAGTCGGTTTTCGTGGAGAACATCCTCCTCGCGTATTTCCTGGGGATGTGCTCGTTCCTCGCCTGTTCGAAAAAGATCGAGACGGCGACGGGACTGGGGTTCGCGGTCATTTTCGTGCTTACGCTCACGGTCCCCGCCAACTGGCTGATTTTCAAGTTCCTGCTCGCGCCGGGTGCGCTGAGCTGGACCGGCAGCGAGGTCCTCGGTCAGATGGACCTCTCGTTTCTGAAGTTCATCTGCTTTATCGCGGTGATCGCCAGCATGGTGCAGCTCGTGGAGATGGTGCTCGACCGTTTCTTCCCGCCGCTCTACCACTCACTCGGGATTTTCCTGCCGCTGATCACGGTCAACTGCGCGATCCTGGGGGGATCGCTGTTCATGGTCGAACGCGAGTACACCTTCGTCGAATCGGCCGTCTTCGGGTTCTCCGCCGGTGCGGGGTGGGCGCTGGCGATCGCGGCGATGGCGGCGATCCGCAAGGAGCTGCGCTACTCGAACATCCCGCCCGGGCTGCGCGGGCTGGGCATCACGATGATCATCACCGGACTGATGGCGATGGCGTTTATGTGTTTCTCGGGGATTAATCTGTAA
- a CDS encoding permease, with translation MEWKKEWRKLALMIGIFLACFYLPVGGERFNAAVLEALRLVRWYAREHVLFCLIPAFFIAGAVSVFISRASVVKYLGAGAHKVLAYGVASISGTILAVCSCTVLPLFAGIYRMGAGLGPATAFLYSGPAINVLAIALTTRVLGPKLGVARAIGAILFSIVIGLLMHLIFRRENREQEDGRITLSDPETARPLWQNAIYFAIMIAILIFANWGAPMEPTGLWHAIYTAKWPLTALFSAVLAVLVVLWFGVKPWKMLFAAAPAAGLAFAFPQHPALPFAAGVVGLSALASTSRGETGEWFAASWGFAKQILPLLLAGVVAAGLLLGSPEHAQGGLIPADWVAQLVGGNSPGANLFASVAGAFMYFATLTEVPILQGLIRNGMGDGPALALLLAGPALSLPNMLVIHSVMGTRKTITFVLLVVVMATISGMLFGALT, from the coding sequence ATCGAGTGGAAAAAGGAATGGCGCAAGCTGGCGCTGATGATCGGGATCTTTCTGGCCTGTTTTTATCTGCCGGTCGGCGGGGAGCGATTCAATGCAGCGGTGCTGGAGGCGCTGAGGCTCGTCCGCTGGTATGCGCGCGAGCACGTCCTGTTCTGCCTGATCCCCGCTTTCTTTATCGCCGGCGCGGTCTCGGTCTTCATCAGCCGCGCGTCGGTAGTCAAATATCTCGGCGCGGGCGCCCATAAAGTCCTCGCCTACGGGGTCGCCTCGATCTCGGGCACCATCCTCGCCGTATGCTCCTGCACTGTACTCCCTCTTTTCGCCGGCATCTATCGCATGGGCGCGGGACTGGGGCCGGCGACCGCATTCCTCTACTCGGGGCCGGCGATCAACGTGCTGGCGATCGCGCTGACAACGCGGGTGCTGGGGCCGAAGCTCGGCGTCGCCCGCGCGATCGGGGCGATCCTGTTCAGTATCGTGATCGGGCTGCTGATGCACCTCATATTCCGCCGTGAAAACCGCGAACAAGAGGACGGCCGCATCACGCTCTCCGACCCCGAGACCGCGCGCCCGCTGTGGCAGAACGCGATCTACTTCGCCATCATGATCGCCATCCTCATCTTCGCCAACTGGGGCGCCCCGATGGAGCCGACAGGGCTCTGGCACGCGATCTACACGGCCAAATGGCCGCTGACGGCGCTGTTTTCCGCCGTGCTGGCGGTGCTGGTGGTGCTCTGGTTCGGAGTCAAGCCGTGGAAAATGCTGTTCGCCGCCGCACCCGCCGCCGGCCTCGCCTTCGCCTTCCCGCAGCACCCCGCCCTCCCCTTCGCGGCCGGGGTCGTCGGACTCTCCGCGCTCGCGTCCACCTCCCGCGGCGAGACCGGCGAGTGGTTCGCCGCCTCGTGGGGCTTTGCCAAACAGATCCTTCCGCTGCTTCTGGCCGGGGTCGTCGCGGCCGGGCTGCTGCTCGGCAGCCCGGAACACGCGCAGGGCGGCCTGATCCCCGCCGACTGGGTGGCGCAGCTGGTGGGCGGGAATTCGCCCGGCGCGAACCTCTTCGCCTCGGTGGCCGGCGCATTCATGTACTTTGCCACGCTGACCGAAGTGCCGATCCTGCAGGGTCTCATCCGTAATGGCATGGGGGACGGCCCGGCGCTGGCTCTGCTGCTGGCAGGCCCGGCGCTTAGCCTACCCAACATGCTGGTGATTCACAGCGTGATGGGAACAAGGAAAACCATCACTTTCGTGCTGCTGGTGGTCGTTATGGCGACGATCAGCGGGATGCTGTTCGGAGCCCTCACATAA
- a CDS encoding GIY-YIG nuclease family protein has translation MFQLRLARPCQAKRDSFIRTSVCMFHVYIIRSIPHPNRIYIGFSSVDLPTRLERHNAGSTPATARHRPWDLAWHCTFPDERKAMAFEAYLKSGSGRAFLHKRLI, from the coding sequence ATGTTTCAGCTTCGGCTGGCACGCCCGTGTCAGGCGAAGCGGGACAGTTTCATCCGCACTTCCGTCTGCATGTTCCATGTTTATATCATCCGCAGCATTCCGCACCCCAACCGAATCTACATCGGTTTCTCCTCAGTCGATCTGCCCACACGCCTTGAGCGCCACAATGCCGGCTCGACACCGGCGACCGCTCGCCATCGGCCCTGGGATCTGGCCTGGCACTGCACGTTTCCGGACGAGCGGAAAGCCATGGCATTCGAGGCGTATTTGAAGAGCGGGTCCGGACGCGCTTTTCTGCACAAAAGGCTGATCTGA
- a CDS encoding arsenate reductase ArsC translates to MSHHDANKLKVLFLCTGNSCRSQMAEGWTRTLKGDVIDARSAGIETHGLNPSAVRVMAEAGVDISGQRSKKVDDLDDPDFDYVITVCGHAHETCPVFPGGARVVHVGFDDPPKLAEQAADEEEALEPYRRVRDEIRRFVERLPAALTGIKRSP, encoded by the coding sequence ATGTCGCACCATGACGCGAACAAACTGAAGGTGCTTTTCCTGTGCACCGGGAATTCCTGCCGCAGCCAGATGGCCGAAGGCTGGACGCGCACGCTGAAAGGCGACGTGATCGACGCCCGCTCCGCCGGCATCGAAACACACGGGTTGAACCCGTCCGCCGTCCGCGTGATGGCGGAAGCCGGCGTCGACATCTCCGGACAACGGTCTAAGAAAGTCGACGACCTGGACGATCCGGACTTCGACTATGTCATAACCGTCTGCGGCCATGCGCACGAGACCTGCCCCGTGTTCCCCGGCGGCGCGAGAGTTGTCCACGTCGGCTTCGACGATCCGCCGAAGCTGGCGGAGCAGGCCGCGGACGAAGAAGAAGCCCTCGAACCGTACCGCCGCGTCCGCGACGAGATCCGGAGATTCGTGGAAAGACTGCCGGCGGCCTTAACCGGAATAAAAAGGAGTCCATAG
- a CDS encoding DUF128 domain-containing protein yields MDKRARKRWAILDVLKGAREPMSGGRVAAELAGRGMEISERTVRLYLRELDREGLTEHHGRRGRTITDRGRSEAEDSRALERVGFLSARIDQMAYRMQLDLATREGTVVVNTTTLPRSAVTPERLELVSEVFASGYAMGRLITLYMPGERYGRDQEIGPDEIGLGTVCSITLNGVLLRRGIPTYSRFGGLLDVRDGKPTRFVEIINYEGTSIDPLEIFIRSGMTDYTGAVRGGSGRIGASFREFPAESEEAVRSVASELEEAGLGSLMVLGGPGQSILDIPVGPDRVGAVIIGGLNPVAVFEESGVRVRATALAGLADVHRFFPYTRLAEKIGD; encoded by the coding sequence ATGGATAAGCGCGCGCGCAAGCGGTGGGCGATACTGGATGTGCTCAAGGGAGCGCGGGAGCCGATGAGTGGCGGCCGGGTGGCGGCGGAGCTGGCGGGCCGGGGGATGGAGATCAGTGAGCGGACCGTGCGACTTTATCTGCGCGAGCTGGATCGGGAGGGATTGACGGAGCATCATGGTCGTCGTGGGCGGACGATCACGGATCGGGGGCGGTCGGAAGCGGAGGATTCGCGGGCGCTGGAGCGGGTGGGCTTTCTGTCGGCGCGGATTGATCAGATGGCCTACCGGATGCAGCTCGACCTTGCGACGCGCGAGGGCACGGTAGTGGTGAACACGACGACGCTCCCGCGGAGCGCGGTTACGCCGGAGCGACTGGAACTGGTGTCCGAGGTTTTCGCGTCGGGGTACGCGATGGGGCGTCTCATCACGCTCTATATGCCGGGCGAGCGGTACGGCCGCGATCAGGAAATCGGGCCGGATGAGATCGGCCTGGGCACGGTTTGTTCGATCACGTTGAACGGCGTACTGCTTCGGCGCGGAATCCCGACCTATTCACGGTTTGGAGGTCTTCTCGATGTGCGGGACGGCAAACCGACGCGTTTCGTGGAGATTATCAACTATGAGGGCACGAGCATCGACCCGCTGGAGATTTTCATCAGGAGCGGAATGACGGATTACACGGGCGCGGTGCGAGGAGGCAGCGGCCGTATCGGCGCGAGTTTCCGTGAGTTTCCGGCCGAAAGCGAGGAGGCGGTCCGCTCGGTGGCCTCCGAGCTGGAGGAGGCGGGACTGGGGAGCCTGATGGTGCTGGGAGGGCCGGGGCAGTCGATCCTCGATATCCCCGTCGGCCCCGACCGTGTAGGTGCGGTGATCATCGGCGGTCTCAACCCCGTGGCGGTCTTCGAGGAGTCCGGCGTGCGCGTGCGCGCGACCGCGCTGGCCGGTCTGGCGGATGTCCACCGCTTCTTCCCCTACACCCGGCTTGCGGAGAAGATCGGGGACTAG
- the nqrF gene encoding NADH:ubiquinone reductase (Na(+)-transporting) subunit F, with translation MDHPFIYVLTSITVFTGVILLLVLGLLIASRKLTPQGAVTIDINGGDQQIEAKPGTSLLGTLAAREIYLPSACGGGGTCAMCKCRVVEGGGEVLPTETGQLTRQERREGVRLSCQLKVKNDLRIEIPPEVLDIRKYTCRVRSNRDVATFIRELTLELPEDAEFDFEPGGYVQIDVPEYEIAFRDFGIDERFRDTWNQLGLLELEAKNDEPCFRAYSMANHPAEKGLIILNVRIALPPKGTSYPPGIASSYIYALQPGDEVTLSGPYGDFFIKDTDREMVYIGGGAGMAPLRSHIMHLLQTLRSGRTLSYWYGGRSMRELFYVDDFRALEKEFDNFTFHIALSEPLPEDEWDGPTGFIHQVVHDHYLGDHPDPDELEYYLCGPPMMLDASMNMLHELGVEDDRIAFDDFG, from the coding sequence ATGGACCATCCGTTTATCTACGTACTGACGAGCATCACGGTCTTCACCGGCGTCATCCTGCTGCTGGTGCTCGGGCTGCTGATCGCGTCGCGCAAACTCACGCCGCAGGGGGCGGTGACCATCGACATCAACGGCGGCGACCAGCAGATCGAGGCGAAACCGGGCACGTCGCTGCTCGGCACCCTGGCCGCGCGGGAGATCTATCTGCCTTCGGCCTGCGGCGGCGGCGGAACCTGTGCGATGTGCAAGTGCAGGGTGGTCGAGGGCGGCGGCGAGGTGCTGCCCACCGAGACCGGACAGCTCACGCGGCAGGAGCGGCGCGAAGGGGTGCGGCTCTCCTGCCAGCTCAAAGTCAAAAACGATCTCCGGATCGAGATCCCGCCCGAGGTGCTCGACATCCGCAAATACACCTGCCGGGTCAGGTCCAACCGCGACGTCGCCACCTTCATCCGCGAACTGACGCTGGAACTGCCCGAAGACGCCGAATTCGACTTCGAACCCGGCGGCTACGTCCAGATCGATGTTCCCGAATACGAGATCGCATTCCGCGACTTCGGGATCGATGAGCGCTTCCGCGACACCTGGAATCAGCTCGGGCTGCTCGAGCTGGAGGCGAAGAACGACGAACCCTGCTTCCGGGCCTACTCGATGGCGAACCACCCGGCCGAAAAGGGGCTGATCATTCTCAACGTACGCATCGCCCTGCCTCCGAAGGGCACCTCCTACCCGCCCGGCATTGCGTCCAGCTACATCTACGCGCTCCAACCCGGCGACGAGGTGACGCTGAGCGGTCCGTACGGCGATTTCTTCATCAAGGACACCGACCGCGAAATGGTTTACATCGGCGGCGGTGCCGGCATGGCCCCGCTGCGCAGCCACATCATGCACCTCTTACAGACGCTGCGCAGCGGGCGCACCCTCTCGTACTGGTACGGGGGGCGGTCGATGCGCGAGCTGTTCTACGTGGACGACTTCCGTGCGCTGGAAAAGGAATTCGACAACTTCACCTTCCACATCGCGCTGAGCGAACCGCTGCCCGAGGATGAGTGGGACGGGCCTACGGGCTTCATCCACCAGGTCGTTCACGACCATTACCTGGGCGATCATCCCGACCCCGACGAGCTCGAATACTATCTCTGCGGGCCGCCGATGATGCTCGACGCCTCGATGAACATGCTACACGAGCTGGGGGTCGAGGACGACCGGATCGCCTTCGACGACTTCGGATGA
- a CDS encoding NADH:ubiquinone reductase (Na(+)-transporting) subunit B: MKFDPASMMERMRPLFEKGGTLHRIHPLFEAGDTFMRTPPDVTSKPPHVRDAVDLKRVMIFVLYALMPCFLFGAFNAGYQANAASGAEAGFVGHLVRGLIIVLPIVITSYAVGGLWEVLFACVRRHEINEGFLVTGMLFPLTLPPTIPLWQVAAGISFGVVIGKEIFGGTGYNILNPALTARAFLFFAYPVEITGDRVWVAADAVTRPTPLSVAESASSAPAQALQEAGYDFMTMFGGLEPGSIGSTSVIAVLLGLGLLLLVGVASWRIILSGVIGLSLTSLLFNFVPAGEFGTYAQLPFYYHLIMGGFAFGIVFMATDPVSAATTTAGKWIYGFMIGFLTAVIRVFNPAFPEGVMLAILFMNVMAPLIDHGVLRAHIRDRQRYLGRMNHA, encoded by the coding sequence ATGAAGTTTGATCCCGCATCGATGATGGAACGCATGCGGCCGCTCTTTGAAAAGGGCGGCACCCTGCACAGGATTCATCCGCTTTTTGAAGCGGGCGACACCTTCATGCGCACGCCGCCCGACGTGACCTCGAAGCCGCCGCATGTGCGCGACGCGGTCGATCTGAAGCGCGTGATGATCTTCGTGCTCTACGCGCTGATGCCCTGCTTCCTGTTCGGCGCGTTCAACGCCGGCTACCAGGCCAACGCGGCGAGCGGCGCCGAGGCCGGCTTCGTCGGCCACCTCGTGCGCGGACTGATCATCGTACTCCCGATTGTGATCACCTCCTACGCCGTGGGAGGGCTGTGGGAAGTGCTCTTCGCCTGCGTGCGGCGACACGAGATCAACGAGGGCTTCCTCGTCACGGGCATGCTGTTCCCGCTGACGCTGCCGCCGACGATTCCGCTCTGGCAGGTGGCCGCGGGCATCTCGTTCGGGGTGGTGATCGGCAAAGAGATCTTCGGCGGCACGGGGTACAACATACTCAATCCCGCGCTCACCGCGCGCGCGTTCCTGTTCTTCGCCTACCCGGTCGAGATCACCGGCGACCGGGTCTGGGTGGCGGCGGACGCGGTGACCAGACCGACGCCGCTCTCTGTCGCCGAATCCGCGTCCTCGGCCCCCGCACAGGCGCTGCAGGAGGCGGGGTACGATTTCATGACGATGTTCGGCGGCCTCGAGCCCGGAAGCATCGGATCGACCTCCGTGATCGCCGTTCTGCTGGGGCTGGGGCTGCTGCTGCTGGTCGGCGTGGCGTCGTGGCGGATCATCCTCTCCGGCGTGATCGGACTCTCGCTGACCTCGCTGCTGTTCAACTTCGTGCCGGCCGGGGAGTTCGGAACCTATGCGCAGCTTCCGTTCTACTACCACCTGATTATGGGCGGATTCGCGTTCGGGATCGTCTTCATGGCGACGGACCCCGTCTCGGCGGCGACGACGACGGCGGGCAAATGGATCTACGGTTTCATGATCGGGTTCCTCACGGCGGTCATCCGCGTGTTCAATCCCGCGTTCCCCGAAGGCGTGATGCTGGCGATCCTGTTCATGAACGTGATGGCGCCGCTGATCGATCACGGGGTGCTGCGCGCCCACATACGCGATCGACAGCGCTATCTCGGGAGGATGAATCATGCGTGA